A DNA window from Stenotrophomonas sp. 57 contains the following coding sequences:
- a CDS encoding MBL fold metallo-hydrolase, with amino-acid sequence MKLWSIRGNSQRLDGGAMFGNAPRALWEKWAAPDELNRIELACRALLASPLEGKTVLFETGIGAFFDPRMRERYGVQESQHVLIDSLREAGFEHEDIDVVVLSHLHFDHAGGLLAAWSEGRQPELLFPNATYVVGAQHWQRAMQPHPRDRASFIPELPGLLQASGRLEVVDGECSKALGRSVRFSYSDGHTPGLMLAEIVGHAHAGEVAHGGVVFCADLIPGRSWVHVPITMGYDRNAELLIDEKRQFLEDKLARNVHLFFTHDPQVALAQLGRDDKGRFVTLHEQGELKACALG; translated from the coding sequence ATGAAACTCTGGTCTATTCGTGGAAACTCGCAGCGCCTTGATGGCGGCGCGATGTTCGGGAACGCGCCGCGCGCGTTGTGGGAAAAATGGGCGGCACCGGACGAGCTCAATCGCATCGAGCTGGCTTGCCGCGCACTGCTTGCCAGTCCGCTGGAAGGCAAGACGGTGCTGTTCGAAACCGGTATCGGGGCGTTTTTCGACCCGCGCATGCGCGAGCGTTACGGCGTGCAGGAAAGCCAGCACGTGCTGATCGATTCTCTGCGCGAGGCCGGCTTCGAGCACGAGGATATCGACGTGGTGGTGCTCAGCCACCTGCACTTCGACCATGCCGGTGGCCTGTTGGCGGCGTGGAGCGAAGGGCGTCAGCCGGAGCTGCTGTTCCCCAACGCGACCTACGTGGTGGGTGCGCAGCATTGGCAACGCGCCATGCAGCCGCATCCGCGCGACCGGGCCAGCTTCATTCCGGAGCTGCCTGGCCTGCTGCAGGCCAGCGGCCGCCTGGAAGTGGTGGACGGCGAGTGTTCCAAAGCCCTGGGCCGCAGCGTGCGCTTCAGCTACAGCGATGGGCATACGCCGGGGCTGATGCTGGCCGAGATCGTCGGCCACGCGCACGCCGGCGAGGTTGCGCACGGTGGGGTGGTGTTCTGTGCGGACCTGATTCCCGGTCGCTCATGGGTGCACGTGCCGATCACCATGGGCTACGACCGCAACGCCGAACTGCTGATCGACGAGAAGCGGCAGTTCCTCGAAGACAAGCTGGCGCGCAACGTACATCTGTTCTTCACCCACGACCCGCAGGTGGCGCTGGCGCAGCTGGGCCGCGATGACAAAGGCCGTTTCGTGACCCTGCACGAGCAGGGCGAACTGAAGGCGTGCGCGCTGGGGTGA
- a CDS encoding TonB-dependent receptor, producing MHIKTPLAVAISLTLAMGAAAPLQAAGQQAVAATGAVATDAVDLDRIEVRAQLESQIRAVDLKRSSDAIEDAVSSDALGQYPDKNVAESLQRLPGISVTRDQGEGRFVVIRGLDANLNSVSVDGIAVGTPEDSSRAAPLDVIPSDSTERLRVVKSPTPDMPGDAIGGAVLVESASAFDRDGRSLRGKIEGSHQQLSGETSPKAAFNYSEVFNDTFGVALGVNYQKRKFESDNTEVEYDGEDDAAPGDVTAINLQHRKYEIERKRIGANLNLDWRPNEDSRYYLRTLYSQFDDAETRQRVIFNFDDAKMVKTGTDQYRLDGMPKDSIDKRMRYRTKKENTFAASLGGENTLTNAVVDYKVGYTRTEERVNDEMEARFKLNGKAFNGTLDQSSRLPSYSFDNPQWLDNSNYAFDRFVLSPKQVNDKEHSAQVNVRFDGDSGSIKIGLLGRWRDRDVNVDENELRVGPKVALSSWSTSSPEHRHGTLGDGMDSAAMRAFWAANGSQYSARPQDIGGNAMTSLEEDYVASEDIFASYAMGTWDIGALRIIGGVRVENTQFKATGNQVDAAANGRSFTVTPRVANSSYTNVLPGLQLRYDAADDWVLRASANKTVSRPSFGDISPRVGYSRGDEEVRLGNPELDPYESKNIDLSVEKYIGTSGIVSLGLFHKSIDGYIVETVRTNDPAYGGFDVTQPINGRKATVRGAEFNWQQQLAFLPSGLDGLLVGASGTWLDTTFDAGIKDRSGEDFTLPRASKHVYSAHIGYEKYGLSTRLAAVYRSEYLDSIGKGRAFDIYVAPNTQLDFSLDYKFTPRVSMYLEAQNLLDKPLELYQGTRSRTLQMEEYGRTYALGLKVAL from the coding sequence GTGCATATCAAGACTCCGTTGGCCGTTGCCATCAGCCTGACCCTGGCGATGGGGGCTGCGGCACCGCTGCAGGCCGCCGGGCAGCAGGCGGTCGCCGCCACCGGCGCGGTGGCCACCGATGCGGTCGACCTGGACCGCATCGAAGTGCGCGCCCAGCTCGAATCGCAGATCCGTGCGGTGGACCTCAAGCGCAGCAGCGACGCGATCGAGGACGCGGTGTCCTCCGATGCCCTGGGCCAGTACCCGGACAAGAACGTGGCCGAATCGCTGCAGCGCCTGCCGGGCATCAGCGTCACCCGCGACCAGGGCGAGGGCCGCTTCGTGGTCATTCGTGGCCTGGATGCCAATCTCAACAGTGTAAGCGTGGATGGCATCGCCGTGGGCACGCCGGAGGATTCCAGTCGCGCCGCCCCGCTGGACGTCATCCCGTCCGATTCCACCGAGCGCCTGCGCGTGGTCAAGTCGCCCACGCCGGACATGCCCGGCGATGCCATCGGCGGCGCCGTGCTGGTGGAATCGGCTTCGGCCTTTGACCGCGACGGCCGCAGCCTGCGCGGCAAGATCGAAGGCAGCCACCAGCAGCTGTCCGGCGAGACCAGTCCGAAGGCGGCCTTCAACTACAGCGAAGTGTTCAACGACACCTTCGGCGTGGCGCTGGGCGTGAACTATCAGAAGCGCAAGTTCGAGTCGGACAACACCGAAGTGGAGTACGACGGCGAGGATGACGCCGCACCTGGCGACGTCACCGCGATCAACCTGCAGCACCGCAAGTATGAGATCGAGCGCAAGCGCATCGGCGCCAACCTCAACCTCGACTGGCGCCCGAACGAAGACAGCAGGTACTACCTGCGCACGCTGTACAGCCAGTTCGACGATGCCGAAACCCGCCAGCGTGTGATCTTCAACTTCGACGACGCCAAGATGGTCAAGACCGGTACCGATCAGTACCGCCTGGACGGCATGCCTAAGGATTCGATCGACAAGCGCATGCGCTATCGCACCAAGAAGGAGAACACCTTCGCGGCCAGCCTGGGCGGTGAGAACACGCTGACCAACGCGGTGGTCGACTACAAGGTGGGCTACACCCGCACCGAGGAGCGGGTGAATGACGAGATGGAAGCGCGCTTCAAGCTCAACGGCAAGGCCTTCAATGGCACGCTTGACCAGAGCAGCCGCCTGCCCAGCTACAGTTTCGACAATCCGCAGTGGCTGGACAACAGCAACTATGCCTTCGACCGCTTCGTGCTCTCGCCCAAGCAGGTGAATGACAAGGAACACAGCGCGCAGGTCAACGTGCGTTTCGACGGCGACAGCGGCAGCATCAAGATCGGCCTGCTGGGCCGCTGGCGCGACCGCGACGTCAACGTCGACGAGAACGAACTGCGCGTCGGCCCCAAGGTCGCTCTGTCGAGCTGGAGCACCTCCTCGCCCGAACACCGCCACGGCACCTTGGGCGACGGCATGGACTCGGCGGCGATGCGCGCGTTCTGGGCGGCCAATGGCAGCCAGTACAGCGCCCGCCCCCAGGACATTGGCGGCAACGCGATGACCTCGCTGGAAGAAGACTACGTGGCCAGCGAGGACATCTTTGCCAGCTACGCGATGGGCACCTGGGACATCGGTGCACTGCGCATCATCGGCGGCGTGCGCGTGGAGAACACCCAGTTCAAGGCGACCGGGAACCAGGTGGACGCGGCGGCCAACGGCCGCAGCTTCACCGTCACCCCGCGCGTGGCCAACAGCAGCTACACCAACGTGCTGCCGGGCCTGCAACTGCGCTACGACGCCGCAGACGATTGGGTGCTGCGTGCCTCGGCCAACAAGACCGTATCTCGCCCCTCGTTCGGTGACATTTCACCGCGCGTGGGCTACAGCCGGGGTGACGAGGAAGTGCGTCTGGGCAATCCGGAACTGGACCCGTACGAATCGAAGAACATCGACCTGTCGGTGGAGAAGTACATCGGCACCAGCGGCATCGTCTCGCTGGGCCTGTTCCACAAGTCGATCGACGGCTACATCGTGGAAACCGTGCGCACCAATGATCCGGCCTATGGCGGTTTCGACGTGACCCAGCCGATCAACGGCCGCAAGGCCACCGTGCGTGGTGCCGAGTTCAACTGGCAGCAGCAGCTGGCCTTCCTGCCTTCCGGCCTGGATGGACTGCTGGTCGGTGCCAGCGGCACCTGGCTGGACACCACGTTCGATGCCGGCATCAAGGACCGCTCAGGCGAGGACTTCACCCTGCCGCGTGCCTCCAAGCACGTCTACAGTGCCCATATCGGCTATGAGAAGTACGGTCTGAGTACGCGGCTGGCGGCGGTATACCGCAGCGAGTACCTGGACAGCATCGGCAAGGGCCGCGCCTTCGACATCTACGTTGCGCCGAATACCCAGCTCGACTTCTCGCTGGACTACAAGTTCACCCCGCGCGTGAGCATGTACCTGGAAGCACAGAACCTGCTGGACAAGCCGCTTGAGCTGTACCAGGGCACGCGCTCGCGCACCCTGCAGATGGAAGAGTATGGCCGTACCTACGCGCTGGGCCTGAAGGTGGCACTGTGA
- the rsmD gene encoding 16S rRNA (guanine(966)-N(2))-methyltransferase RsmD → MRWRVPGRRPDDYNPAHAEILEYLPPGAPVSGRGGTDGQVRIIGGRWRNTRLPVPTLPGLRPSSDRVRETLFNWLMPKLGGARVLDLFAGSGALGLEAVSRGAAHATLVERDAQLGRNLTAAVAKLQASDQITVVQADALRWLQGAPAQQADLVFIDPPFADGLWQDVLAQLPRHLAADAWLYLESPAGHAPALPPDWLLHREGGTREVRFALYRRATATL, encoded by the coding sequence ATGCGTTGGCGCGTCCCCGGGCGCCGCCCGGACGACTACAATCCCGCTCATGCTGAAATTCTCGAATACCTCCCGCCGGGGGCGCCGGTGAGCGGCCGTGGGGGCACTGACGGCCAGGTCCGCATCATCGGCGGGCGCTGGCGCAATACCCGCTTGCCTGTGCCGACCCTGCCGGGGCTTCGGCCCAGCAGCGACCGCGTGCGCGAGACCCTGTTCAACTGGCTGATGCCCAAGCTGGGCGGTGCACGGGTGCTGGACCTGTTCGCAGGCAGTGGCGCGCTGGGCCTGGAAGCGGTGTCGCGCGGTGCCGCCCACGCCACCCTGGTCGAGCGTGATGCTCAGCTGGGCCGCAATCTGACCGCTGCCGTAGCCAAGCTGCAGGCCAGCGACCAGATCACCGTGGTGCAGGCCGATGCCCTGCGCTGGCTGCAGGGCGCGCCGGCGCAGCAGGCCGACCTGGTCTTCATTGACCCGCCGTTCGCCGATGGCCTGTGGCAGGACGTGCTGGCGCAGCTGCCCCGGCACCTGGCTGCCGACGCCTGGCTGTACCTGGAGTCGCCGGCCGGTCACGCGCCGGCGCTGCCGCCGGACTGGCTGCTGCACCGCGAGGGCGGTACCCGCGAGGTGCGCTTTGCCCTGTACCGCCGTGCCACTGCTACACTTTGA
- a CDS encoding phytase, with amino-acid sequence MAAALAAALLAGCTPAAGIDPAAATTTAKATAGRTVVTIAEAFLSPMTPADNIDSPAAWRAPDGKLWLIATAKATDKLVVYDGSTGQHLRDVGSSGTAPGQFDRPNGIAVTDDLLWVVERDNHRVQVLGLPDFTPLATFAADDLRKPYGLWVDRRADGYSVYVTDSWDNGEDAQGRDILPPLAELDKRVRQYQVTRDGAKVEAKRVASIGDTSEAGALRVVESIWGDPENDRLLIAEEDESYASEFKVYTLAGRFTGTTFGRDVFKAQAEGVTLRTCGKDGWWITTEQGKQRSVFHLFDRHTLKPVGAFQGNTVANTDGIWMMQQPSARFPHGALYAVHDDQGVVAFDWESIAKQLALPLECGA; translated from the coding sequence ATGGCCGCGGCGCTGGCGGCTGCCCTGCTGGCGGGCTGCACGCCGGCCGCCGGCATTGATCCGGCCGCGGCCACGACCACGGCGAAGGCCACCGCCGGTCGCACGGTCGTTACCATCGCCGAGGCGTTTCTTTCGCCGATGACGCCAGCGGACAACATTGATTCGCCGGCCGCCTGGCGTGCACCCGACGGAAAGCTGTGGCTGATCGCCACTGCCAAGGCCACCGACAAGCTGGTGGTCTACGACGGCAGCACCGGCCAGCACCTGCGCGACGTCGGCAGCAGCGGCACCGCGCCAGGGCAGTTCGACCGCCCAAACGGCATCGCGGTGACCGACGATCTGCTGTGGGTCGTGGAGCGCGACAATCACCGCGTACAGGTGCTGGGCCTGCCGGACTTCACCCCGCTGGCGACCTTCGCTGCGGACGACCTGCGCAAGCCGTACGGGCTGTGGGTCGACCGCCGTGCCGATGGCTACAGCGTCTACGTCACCGACTCCTGGGACAACGGCGAGGATGCACAGGGTCGTGACATCCTGCCGCCGCTGGCGGAGCTGGACAAGCGCGTGCGCCAGTACCAGGTGACCCGCGACGGTGCGAAGGTCGAAGCGAAACGTGTGGCCAGCATTGGTGACACCAGTGAGGCGGGTGCCCTGCGCGTGGTCGAATCGATCTGGGGCGACCCCGAGAACGACCGCCTGCTGATCGCTGAGGAGGACGAGAGCTACGCCAGCGAGTTCAAGGTCTACACGCTGGCGGGGCGTTTCACCGGCACCACCTTCGGGCGTGATGTGTTCAAGGCACAGGCCGAAGGCGTGACCCTGCGCACCTGTGGCAAGGACGGCTGGTGGATCACCACCGAACAGGGCAAGCAGCGCAGCGTGTTCCACCTGTTCGATCGCCATACCCTGAAGCCGGTGGGCGCATTCCAGGGCAATACCGTGGCCAACACCGACGGCATCTGGATGATGCAGCAACCCAGCGCACGCTTCCCGCACGGTGCGCTGTACGCGGTGCACGACGACCAGGGCGTGGTGGCGTTTGACTGGGAAAGCATCGCCAAGCAGCTGGCGCTGCCGCTGGAGTGTGGCGCATGA
- the ftsY gene encoding signal recognition particle-docking protein FtsY, whose amino-acid sequence MLSFFRRKKPQDAPAAEAPKTQHYSAEELAAAFPSAAPVEDKQPAPVAVPAEPAPVEPSPAAVVPVAVAPTPVIPAPAAPVPAAPAPIDVAPIAPAAIEPAPVPESAPAPVADDLPAAASVDAVPAPAGKPGWRERLRNSVIARSFGGLFSRNPKLDDDLLDELETALITADVGVGATTDLVEGLRRRMKSREFADANALLAALRAELIAILQPVAKPLVIDRNAKPFVVLTVGVNGVGKTTTIGKLAKRFKDDGHSLMLAAGDTFRAAAVAQLQAWGERNGVAVVAQGQNADAASVAFDALQAGKARGTSVLIADTAGRLHTQSGLMNELGKIRRVLGKIDPTAPHEVLMVIDGTTGQNALSQLRQFNAAVNVTGLVVTKLDGTAKGGVVFALAREFGIPIRFAGIGERPEDLRVFDPEAFVDALLPEALGA is encoded by the coding sequence ATGCTCAGTTTTTTCCGCCGCAAGAAGCCCCAGGATGCCCCCGCAGCGGAGGCACCCAAGACCCAGCACTACTCGGCTGAAGAGCTGGCGGCGGCGTTTCCGTCGGCCGCGCCGGTCGAGGACAAGCAGCCGGCTCCTGTAGCCGTACCGGCCGAGCCTGCACCGGTCGAGCCGTCCCCCGCAGCCGTCGTTCCGGTCGCTGTCGCGCCCACACCGGTGATTCCGGCTCCAGCCGCACCGGTTCCGGCAGCTCCGGCGCCGATCGACGTTGCTCCCATCGCGCCTGCGGCCATCGAACCCGCACCGGTACCTGAGTCCGCCCCGGCCCCGGTCGCCGACGACCTGCCCGCCGCCGCGTCGGTCGACGCCGTGCCCGCTCCGGCCGGCAAGCCCGGCTGGCGCGAGCGCCTGCGCAACAGTGTCATCGCCCGCAGCTTCGGCGGCCTGTTCTCGCGCAACCCCAAGCTCGACGACGACCTGCTGGACGAGCTGGAAACCGCACTGATCACCGCTGACGTCGGCGTCGGCGCCACCACCGACCTGGTCGAAGGCCTGCGCAGGCGCATGAAGTCGCGCGAGTTCGCCGATGCCAATGCGCTGCTGGCCGCGCTGCGCGCCGAGCTGATCGCGATCCTGCAGCCGGTGGCCAAGCCGCTGGTGATCGACCGCAATGCCAAGCCCTTCGTGGTGCTCACCGTCGGCGTCAACGGCGTCGGCAAGACGACCACCATCGGCAAGCTGGCCAAGCGCTTCAAGGATGATGGCCACAGCCTGATGCTGGCCGCCGGCGATACCTTCCGTGCCGCGGCCGTGGCCCAGCTGCAGGCCTGGGGCGAGCGCAATGGCGTGGCCGTGGTCGCCCAGGGTCAGAACGCCGATGCCGCTTCGGTGGCGTTCGACGCGCTGCAGGCCGGCAAGGCCCGCGGTACCTCCGTGCTGATTGCCGATACCGCCGGCCGCCTGCACACCCAGTCCGGCCTGATGAACGAACTGGGCAAGATCCGCCGCGTGCTCGGCAAGATCGACCCCACCGCGCCGCATGAAGTGCTGATGGTGATCGACGGCACCACCGGCCAGAACGCGCTGTCGCAGCTGCGCCAGTTCAATGCTGCGGTGAACGTGACCGGCCTGGTGGTGACCAAGCTGGACGGCACTGCCAAGGGCGGCGTGGTGTTCGCGCTGGCCCGCGAGTTCGGCATTCCGATCCGCTTTGCCGGCATCGGCGAGCGCCCGGAAGACCTGCGCGTGTTCGATCCGGAAGCCTTCGTCGACGCCCTGCTGCCTGAAGCGCTGGGTGCCTGA
- a CDS encoding YfhL family 4Fe-4S dicluster ferredoxin, with protein sequence MSLKINELCVNCDVCEPACPNQAISMGETIYVIDPARCTECVGHFDEPQCVVVCPVECIDPDPEIVETEDQLLAKLRQLQHDHPELYAEPPSE encoded by the coding sequence ATGTCGCTGAAAATCAATGAGCTCTGCGTCAACTGTGACGTCTGCGAGCCGGCCTGCCCGAACCAGGCCATTTCGATGGGTGAAACCATCTACGTGATCGACCCTGCGCGCTGTACCGAATGCGTGGGTCATTTCGACGAACCGCAGTGCGTGGTCGTCTGCCCGGTCGAATGCATCGACCCGGACCCGGAGATCGTGGAAACGGAAGACCAGCTGCTGGCCAAGCTGCGCCAGTTGCAGCACGATCACCCCGAACTCTACGCGGAGCCCCCATCCGAATGA
- the upp gene encoding uracil phosphoribosyltransferase translates to MKIVEVRHPLVQHKIGLMRNAALSTKDFRELANELGTLLAYEATADLDTEPHTLPGWAGPVTVQRIAGAKITVVPILRAGLGMLSGVLSLIPAARVSVVGLQRDEETLQPVPYFERLTGRLEERDALILDPMLATGGTLIATIDMLKRAGARRIKGIFLVAAPEGIEAVKAVHPDVEIYTAAIDAQLNDKGYILPGLGDAGDRIFGTRVG, encoded by the coding sequence ATGAAGATCGTCGAAGTGCGCCACCCGCTGGTGCAGCACAAGATCGGCCTGATGCGCAACGCCGCGCTCAGCACCAAGGATTTCCGCGAACTGGCCAACGAGCTGGGCACCCTGCTGGCCTATGAGGCCACCGCCGACCTGGACACCGAACCGCACACCCTGCCCGGTTGGGCCGGTCCGGTCACCGTGCAGCGCATCGCGGGTGCCAAGATCACCGTGGTGCCGATCCTGCGCGCTGGCCTGGGCATGCTCAGCGGCGTGCTGTCGCTGATCCCGGCCGCCCGGGTCAGCGTGGTCGGCCTGCAGCGCGATGAGGAAACCCTGCAGCCGGTGCCCTACTTCGAGCGCCTGACCGGCCGACTGGAAGAGCGCGATGCGCTGATCCTGGACCCGATGCTTGCCACCGGCGGCACCCTGATCGCCACCATCGACATGCTCAAGCGTGCCGGTGCCCGCCGCATCAAGGGCATCTTCCTGGTGGCCGCGCCGGAAGGCATCGAGGCGGTCAAGGCCGTGCACCCGGACGTGGAGATCTACACCGCGGCCATCGATGCCCAGCTCAACGACAAGGGCTACATCCTGCCGGGCCTGGGCGATGCCGGCGATCGCATCTTCGGTACCCGCGTCGGTTGA
- a CDS encoding PsiF family protein, whose translation MKASFLLAAVLLVSLPLAANATTPQQQRMADCSAKNKGLKGDAYKTAQSSCLSGHAAEAKPANAQQERMRKCNADAGAKKLAGDARKTFMSSCLKAS comes from the coding sequence ATGAAAGCTTCATTCCTGCTGGCCGCTGTCCTGCTGGTCAGCCTGCCCTTGGCCGCCAATGCCACCACGCCGCAGCAGCAGCGCATGGCCGACTGCTCGGCAAAGAACAAGGGCCTGAAGGGTGACGCCTACAAGACCGCGCAGAGTTCCTGCCTCAGTGGCCACGCCGCCGAAGCCAAGCCGGCCAATGCGCAGCAGGAACGCATGCGCAAGTGCAACGCTGACGCGGGTGCCAAGAAGCTGGCCGGTGATGCGCGCAAAACCTTCATGAGCAGCTGCCTGAAGGCCTCGTAG
- the htpG gene encoding molecular chaperone HtpG, with protein sequence MTETTQTETLGFQTEVKQLLQLMIHSLYSNKEIFLRELVSNAADAADKLRFEALTQPALLEGDSELRVRVSFDPAAHTITIEDNGIGMSRAEAIAHLGTIAKSGTGDFLRQLSGDQKKDSQLIGQFGVGFYSAFIVADEVEVTSRRAGLAAGEGVRWTSRGEGDFEVATVDKAERGTRIVLHLKEGEHDFADGWRLRSILKKYSDHIGLPIQMPKEGGEEGAAVEWETVNRASALWTRPRTEISDAEYTEFYKHVAHDHSDPLAWSHNKVEGKLEYTSLLYVPGRAPFDLYHRDAPKGLKLYVQRVFVMDQAEQFLPLYLRFIKGVVDSNDLSLNVSREILQSGPVIDSMKAALTKRSLDMLEKLATDKPEQYATFWKEFGQVLKEGPAEDYNNREKVAGLLRFASTRGDADAQTVSLADYIGRMAEGQDKIYYLTGESYSQVRNSPHLEVFRKKGVEVLLLTDRIDEWLMGYLTDFDGKGFVDIARGDLDLGALETEADKQEQEAAAKDKQALVERLKTVLGDDVAEVRVSHRLTDSPAVLAIGEQDLGLQMRQILEASGQKVPDSKPVLEINPGHPLIAKLDAEGDGARFDDLGRVLFDQAALAAGDSLKDPGAYVARLNKLLLELSA encoded by the coding sequence ATGACCGAGACCACCCAGACCGAAACCCTTGGCTTCCAGACCGAAGTCAAGCAGCTGCTGCAGCTGATGATCCACTCGCTGTACTCCAACAAGGAGATCTTCCTCCGCGAGCTGGTCTCCAACGCTGCCGACGCCGCCGACAAGCTGCGCTTCGAGGCCCTGACCCAGCCGGCCCTGCTGGAAGGCGACAGCGAACTGCGCGTGCGCGTCAGCTTCGATCCCGCCGCCCACACCATCACCATCGAAGACAACGGCATCGGCATGAGCCGCGCCGAAGCCATCGCCCACCTCGGCACGATTGCAAAGTCCGGTACCGGCGACTTCCTGCGCCAGCTGTCCGGCGACCAGAAGAAGGATTCGCAGCTGATCGGCCAGTTCGGCGTCGGCTTCTACAGCGCCTTCATCGTTGCCGACGAAGTGGAAGTGACCTCGCGCCGCGCCGGCCTGGCTGCCGGCGAAGGCGTGCGCTGGACCTCGCGCGGCGAAGGCGATTTCGAGGTAGCCACCGTCGACAAGGCCGAGCGCGGCACCCGCATCGTGCTGCACCTGAAGGAAGGCGAGCATGACTTCGCCGATGGCTGGCGCCTGCGCAGCATCCTGAAGAAGTACTCGGACCACATCGGCCTGCCGATCCAGATGCCGAAGGAAGGCGGCGAAGAAGGCGCTGCTGTCGAATGGGAAACCGTCAACCGCGCCAGCGCGCTCTGGACCCGCCCGCGCACCGAGATCAGTGACGCCGAGTACACCGAGTTCTACAAGCACGTCGCGCACGACCACAGCGACCCGCTGGCGTGGAGCCACAACAAGGTCGAAGGCAAGCTGGAGTACACCTCGCTGCTGTACGTGCCCGGCCGCGCGCCGTTCGACCTGTACCACCGCGACGCGCCCAAGGGCCTCAAGCTTTACGTGCAGCGCGTGTTCGTAATGGACCAGGCCGAGCAGTTCCTGCCGCTGTACCTGCGCTTCATCAAGGGCGTGGTTGATTCCAACGACCTGTCGCTGAACGTCTCGCGCGAGATCCTGCAGTCCGGTCCGGTCATCGACTCGATGAAGGCCGCGCTGACCAAGCGCTCGCTGGACATGCTGGAGAAGCTGGCCACCGACAAGCCCGAGCAGTACGCCACGTTCTGGAAGGAATTCGGCCAGGTGCTGAAGGAAGGCCCGGCCGAGGACTACAACAACCGCGAGAAGGTGGCCGGCCTGCTGCGCTTCGCCTCCACCCGTGGCGACGCCGATGCGCAGACCGTGTCGCTGGCCGACTACATCGGCCGCATGGCCGAAGGCCAGGACAAGATCTATTACCTGACCGGCGAGAGCTACAGCCAGGTGCGCAACAGCCCGCACCTGGAAGTGTTCCGCAAGAAGGGCGTGGAAGTGCTACTGCTGACCGACCGCATCGACGAGTGGCTGATGGGCTACCTGACCGATTTCGACGGCAAGGGCTTCGTTGACATCGCCCGTGGCGACCTCGACCTGGGCGCGCTGGAGACCGAAGCGGACAAGCAGGAACAGGAAGCCGCCGCCAAGGACAAGCAGGCCCTGGTGGAGCGCCTGAAGACGGTGCTGGGCGATGACGTGGCCGAGGTGCGCGTGTCGCACCGCCTGACCGATTCGCCGGCGGTGCTGGCCATTGGCGAACAGGACCTGGGCCTGCAGATGCGGCAGATCCTAGAGGCCAGCGGGCAGAAGGTGCCCGACAGCAAGCCGGTGCTGGAGATCAACCCGGGCCACCCGCTGATCGCCAAGCTGGATGCCGAAGGCGATGGCGCACGTTTCGACGATCTGGGCCGGGTGCTGTTCGACCAGGCCGCGCTGGCCGCCGGTGACAGCCTGAAGGACCCGGGCGCCTACGTGGCGCGCCTGAACAAACTGCTGCTGGAGCTGTCGGCCTGA
- the coaD gene encoding pantetheine-phosphate adenylyltransferase, producing MTVANRRIAVYPGTFDPITNGHIDLVSRAAPLFEKVVVGVAQSPSKGPALPLEQRVQLARGALGHHSNVEVIGFDTLLAHFVRSVQGGVLLRGLRAVSDFEYEFQMASMNRHLIPEVETLFLTPAEQHSFISSSLVREIARLGGDVSGFVPAAVLEALRKVREAKAAQS from the coding sequence ATGACCGTGGCCAACCGCCGCATTGCCGTCTACCCCGGCACGTTCGACCCGATCACCAATGGTCATATCGACCTGGTCAGCCGGGCCGCGCCGCTGTTTGAAAAGGTCGTGGTGGGCGTGGCGCAGAGCCCGTCCAAGGGCCCGGCGCTGCCGCTGGAACAGCGCGTGCAGCTGGCGCGTGGCGCACTCGGCCACCACAGCAACGTCGAGGTCATCGGCTTCGACACTCTGCTGGCGCATTTCGTGCGCTCGGTCCAGGGCGGGGTGCTGCTGCGCGGCCTGCGCGCGGTGTCCGACTTCGAGTACGAGTTCCAGATGGCCAGCATGAACCGTCACCTGATCCCCGAGGTCGAGACCCTGTTCCTGACCCCGGCCGAGCAGCACAGCTTCATTTCGTCCTCGCTGGTCCGCGAGATCGCGCGCCTGGGCGGCGACGTGTCCGGCTTCGTGCCGGCCGCGGTGCTCGAAGCCCTGCGCAAGGTCCGCGAAGCGAAGGCGGCACAGTCCTAA